From Erigeron canadensis isolate Cc75 chromosome 8, C_canadensis_v1, whole genome shotgun sequence, one genomic window encodes:
- the LOC122610177 gene encoding uncharacterized protein LOC122610177, producing MGEAAETFRSMTSARFSLEIQDGEHTDADQLWIHLAKGMRETAKAVLGETRGTSSRRKGGRESWWISKESKQNGTIEDWSLARQRYYEAKKEAKKIVAIEKERAHEELYKKVDSKEGKNDIFRIAKARERKRRDLGDVIYIKDESGRSIVKVEDIRKRWK from the exons ATGGGTGAAGCAGCAGAGACGTTTAGATCGATGACCAGCGCGAGGTTCTCATTAGAGATTCAAGACGGCGAGCATACGGATGCTGATCAGTTGTGGATACACTTGGCAAAGGGTATGAGGGAGACGGCAAAGGCGGTACTAGGGGAAACAAGAGGGACAAGTAGCCGGCGGAAAGGGGGTAGGGAATCTTGGTGGATCAGTAAAGAG AGCAAGCAAAATGGGACAATTGAGGACTGGTCCTTGGCTAGGCAGAGATACTACGAAGCCAAGAAAGAGGCAAAGAAGATTGTAGctatagaaaaagaaagagcGCACGAAGAACTGTATAAGAAAGTAGACTCAAAGGAAGGAAAAAACGATATATTCAGAATTGCTAAAGCAAGGGAGAGAAAACGTAGAGATTTAGGAGACGTCATCTATATTAAGGATGAAAGCGGACGGAGCATTGTGAAGGTGGAAGACATTAGGAAAAGATGGAAATAG